The nucleotide window GTGCACCCGGACCGCCCCCGGGTGTGCTTGTAGGGTGGTGGGCTGCGAGGCAGCCGGGGAGGTTCGGAGCTGGCTCTGTGCAGGATGTAACCCCCGTGCGATGCCCCCACGgctcccctgcctgctgtcCTGCGGGAGGGGACACGCCACCCCGAAACCCTTCACACCACGGGCACGCGGAGCCCTTGGGCACGGCGGTGGCAGGCGGTCCTCGATGGCTCCATCAGCCCCAGGGCGCACGGCGTGGCCCGGACCCCGTCCCAAGGGGACCCCGTCCCAAAGGGACCCCATCCCAAGGGGACCCCGTCCCAAGGGGACCCCATCCCAAGGGGACCCCGTCCCTGTTCCCAGGGGTCCCCGCTCGGTGCGGCCGCCCTAGGGCCAGGCGGGGTGGGAGAAGGTGATGTTGTAGAGGCCGGCCCAGCTGGCGAAGACGCGCTTCTCCGTGATGAAGCGGTGGTGGTTGCCCCGGCGGCTGCGCTCGTTGTGGATGTAGGTGGTGCACTCGTCGGGGCCCTTGGGCTCGTAGTAGTGGTAGGCCAtgcggcggggctgcggccgcCGGCTGCGGGCAGAGCGCGGGCTGAGCCCCGGGGGTGGGATTTGGGGTGAGGGGGGGATTGGGGGGGACACCGTACCTGCAGTAGTTGGGGGGCACCATGCCGTAGACGTGGACGGTGTCGCACAGCTCCACCGCGATCACCATGGTGAACCAGCCCGTGCTGAGCCACGAGCGCGACTTCTCCCTGGGGCACGGCGTGGGGGAGAAACGGGGGCACGGTGAAGAGAcggtgacccccccccccagcccccccagtcCTACCCAATCCCCCCAGCCTCACACCGCAGCCAACCCCACGGAGCAGCCCCATGAGCCGGCCCTGCTTGGGGACCTGCCGGCCACCGATGGAGGGGACAAGGTGCCGGCGGTGGCTCCGAGGTACCTGTCCTTCCCCGTCTCCCCCCGGAACAGCTCATCGAACTGCTTCATGCGGCCGGGGGACACGACGTAGGCCGTCATGTTGGGGAAGGACGCGCTGACGCGCTGGATGATCTTCAGCAGGCTCTTCTGCATCTTGGCGGGCGGCCCCCAGAAGATGAAGACGGTCTCCGGGGTCTTGTTGACGAACTCCTGGGGCCGCTTGAGCACGCGGTAGACGCTGGAGTGGGCCACCACGCGGAACGTGGTCTTGTTGCCCACGTCCGCCTCGTAGCCGGTGGTGGGGGCGTCGTTCATGCGGATGGCGCACTCGGCCTGGTCGATCTCGGCGCCCAGGCGGGTGCCCAGGAGGTGGCTGGAGCTGGTGACGATGACGCACTGGTGGCAGTGGGAAGTCAGGCTCTGGGGACGACCAGAGGGGTCAGAGGGTGAATTCTGGCGTCCCACCGACGGGGACGGTGCTGCTGGACGTCACCACAGGGCAGCGAGCGCCCGCTGTGATGCCCCGACCCCGCCGTACCTTGTTCCCGGAGACGGGCAGGTACCCGCTGCTCACCCCCCATCGCCGCAGGTCGGGGGGCCGGCGGGCTCGGCCCCGCAGGGCGCCGTAGGGGAAGACCTCGGTCCCGTTGCTGGAGCTGTAGATGATCAGCAGCATGAGCAGGGCGAAGAGGACCACGAAGACGGCGGCGCGCTGGCTCTGCGGGTGGGGAGAGAGCGTCAGGTGCCGCAGCCCTCGGCCGGCTCCCAAAAGGGATGGAGATGAGAGAACCGCCGGGATGCCGGCGCCCTGACACGCCTCCCCCTCGCCGGCTGTGGATTtagcaggagctgcccccacGCACTGCTGCAAAGCCCTCCTCCGGCCATGCTCAGCTGCTTCCAGATATTACAGAATAACACCCGAGGCCGTGGGGAGGCACCGAGCGGCACGACGctgcgcaggcagggcgagggGGGCAGCGAGGAgacacggggatggggacagggacgtctctccccttcccctctcgGCCATGTGCCactgccccagccctccctgggTGAGGGAATGGCcgcagagctgggaggaggacGGAGGAGGGAAGCGCTCGCTGCTGTGAATAATCCTCCGAGAGGCAGAAGGAGCTGCCAGGAAGGTCCCAggccggggcagcccctgctTGGCACTGGCACTGGCACGGCtgccctgaccccagccccgcAAGCTGGCTTTTAGGGGGGCTCCATGGACCCCCAGGGGACGCCCAGCAGCAGGCCCGGCACTCACCGTGCTGCCGCTCATGTCTCCCGGCCGGCCTCAGCGCGGAGCGATCGCTGGCGTCCTGCGAGCACCTGCAAGGCACGCGGTCACCCCAAAAAGCACCGCAATGGGGGGGCCGTCCCCAAAACGAGCCGCGTGTGATGGGCTGATCCCCAAGCCGGGCTGAGCTCCGGGCAGGATGGATTATCCCAGCGCCGCTGGGGTGAAAGCCACTCGATTCAACGGCAGATCAGCCCCCCTGCCTAACGTGATCGGGATCTCCCTGCTAAATCCCATTAAAACGGCCTCGGGGTGGGTGCACCCAGGGATGCCCGCCCTGCGGGGGACCCGCTTCTCTCCCCCCTCATCCTGCCCTGATTAATATTTGAAAGTCCTTCTCAGTGAGTCACCGCCGCTCCTGCCTGGTAGTACTCAAGAGCaattagaaatatataaaaaaaacaacacgaaGCCTCTTTACTGACAGCCTTGGGAGGAGCTGGGATGGAAAATTACATAGCAGCTGGTGTTTAACCCGCCGGGGGGGGCTCGAAGGGCTTTCAGGGCTGGTGTCGCTGCCCAGGAAGGTGCCAACAGCCGGGGGAATGGCCGCGTTTTATGGTGCCCCCCGCCCCCTGGAGAGGGGACGGTGCCAGGAGCTCCCGTCCCCGCACG belongs to Oxyura jamaicensis isolate SHBP4307 breed ruddy duck chromosome 17 unlocalized genomic scaffold, BPBGC_Ojam_1.0 oxy17_random_OJ72169, whole genome shotgun sequence and includes:
- the ST6GALNAC6 gene encoding alpha-N-acetylgalactosaminide alpha-2,6-sialyltransferase 6 isoform X1, with the protein product MSGSTSQRAAVFVVLFALLMLLIIYSSSNGTEVFPYGALRGRARRPPDLRRWGVSSGYLPVSGNKSLTSHCHQCVIVTSSSHLLGTRLGAEIDQAECAIRMNDAPTTGYEADVGNKTTFRVVAHSSVYRVLKRPQEFVNKTPETVFIFWGPPAKMQKSLLKIIQRVSASFPNMTAYVVSPGRMKQFDELFRGETGKDREKSRSWLSTGWFTMVIAVELCDTVHVYGMVPPNYCSPRSARSRRPQPRRMAYHYYEPKGPDECTTYIHNERSRRGNHHRFITEKRVFASWAGLYNITFSHPAWP
- the ST6GALNAC6 gene encoding alpha-N-acetylgalactosaminide alpha-2,6-sialyltransferase 6 isoform X2 → MSGSTSQRAAVFVVLFALLMLLIIYSSSNGTEVFPYGALRGRARRPPDLRRWGVSSGYLPVSGNKSLTSHCHQCVIVTSSSHLLGTRLGAEIDQAECAIRMNDAPTTGYEADVGNKTTFRVVAHSSVYRVLKRPQEFVNKTPETVFIFWGPPAKMQKSLLKIIQRVSASFPNMTAYVVSPGRMKQFDELFRGETGKDREKSRSWLSTGWFTMVIAVELCDTVHVYGMVPPNYCSRRPQPRRMAYHYYEPKGPDECTTYIHNERSRRGNHHRFITEKRVFASWAGLYNITFSHPAWP